One window of Saprospiraceae bacterium genomic DNA carries:
- a CDS encoding CotH kinase family protein yields MKPVQFVLLSIFCLFLHNTLPAQDDFYNVEKVQEISLFFSYSNWDYRLDTAKAGKENYIIADYCMINGVRYNSVGVKYKGNSSYNAGRIKNPLHIKLDFIKNQDYHNYESIKLGNNFSDPSAIREVISYQILSQYMDCSVANFALVYINGSLIGLYTNVETVNKKFCSEHFGSSDHVFVKGNPDRPGNNSTSNLKFNTYDSSKYLIYYGMENTVGWYKLIALMDSLRIKTSNIPKIVDVDRSLWMHAYNNVMSNYDSYTGSFSQNYYLYEDDYGRFLPVIWDLNMSFGGFPGSGSSVDKLSILYQSTNADRPLISSLLSNATYKRMYLAHLKTIVEENFIGNGFETNAKYLQSIVDTLVKNDPNNLTTYAQFQTSLTAAISGGGGPGGSSPGLLTLQTARLAYYKTTPEYNYIAPTIGNYTADIQNRFVGDSIWISVKLSNQNNAFVGFRKNKYSPFVYQTLYDDGLHQDGIAGDSIYGAYIIAQTRKTQFYIYAENNSIGLYSPRRAEFEYHTLEVNEKLTDIQKGDVVINEFMSSNQSTVLDTTDDKFEDWIELYNNTNQTVDLSKLFLTDDDSNMEKFEFPSGISIPAKGRLIIWCDEDSQTPSGVHANFKLSASGEQLIFTRQDGLVLDSIRFGAIPTDQSMERCPDGTGLFKITSKPTFNLPNCGIVANEDVKPLSPFFITPNPAHHYFEIVNPDGISIRDITIYDQLGQTITRTVGNKVDVSNWQAGIYFIVFVDTSLIRYNLKLIKE; encoded by the coding sequence ATGAAACCAGTACAATTTGTTTTACTAAGCATCTTTTGTCTTTTTTTACACAATACCTTACCGGCACAGGATGACTTTTATAATGTTGAAAAAGTTCAGGAAATATCCTTGTTTTTCAGTTACAGCAATTGGGATTATCGATTGGATACAGCCAAGGCCGGTAAGGAAAATTACATTATAGCCGATTATTGCATGATTAACGGAGTTCGATACAATAGTGTAGGCGTTAAATACAAAGGAAATAGCAGCTATAATGCAGGTCGGATAAAAAATCCACTGCATATAAAATTGGACTTTATAAAAAATCAGGATTACCATAACTACGAGAGCATAAAATTGGGTAATAATTTTTCCGATCCTTCTGCAATTCGAGAAGTTATTTCGTATCAAATTTTATCTCAGTATATGGATTGTTCGGTTGCAAATTTTGCACTAGTCTATATCAATGGATCCTTAATAGGATTATATACCAACGTAGAAACCGTTAATAAAAAATTTTGCAGCGAACATTTTGGTTCTTCAGATCATGTATTTGTAAAGGGCAATCCGGATCGACCTGGAAATAACTCAACCAGTAATTTAAAATTCAATACCTATGACAGCAGCAAATATTTAATTTATTATGGAATGGAAAATACAGTGGGTTGGTATAAACTCATTGCCTTGATGGATAGTCTTCGGATCAAAACCAGCAACATTCCAAAAATTGTTGATGTAGATCGAAGTTTATGGATGCATGCATACAATAATGTTATGAGCAATTATGACAGTTATACCGGCTCCTTCTCACAAAATTATTATTTATACGAAGATGATTATGGACGCTTCCTACCGGTAATTTGGGATCTCAACATGTCCTTTGGAGGTTTTCCAGGAAGTGGCAGTTCTGTCGATAAATTGTCCATTTTGTATCAGTCAACCAATGCAGACCGTCCATTGATTTCAAGTTTATTGAGCAATGCCACATATAAACGGATGTATCTGGCCCATTTAAAAACAATTGTTGAGGAAAATTTTATTGGAAATGGGTTTGAAACAAATGCTAAGTATTTGCAGTCGATCGTGGATACCCTGGTTAAAAATGATCCCAATAATCTTACAACCTACGCCCAATTTCAGACGTCGTTGACTGCTGCCATTTCTGGCGGTGGAGGACCGGGAGGAAGTTCACCAGGACTTCTTACGTTACAAACGGCCAGACTTGCTTATTATAAAACCACTCCGGAATACAATTACATTGCTCCAACTATTGGTAATTATACTGCCGACATTCAAAATCGATTTGTTGGAGATTCCATTTGGATATCAGTTAAACTTTCAAATCAAAACAATGCGTTTGTTGGTTTTAGAAAAAACAAATACAGCCCTTTTGTTTATCAAACTTTATACGACGATGGACTCCATCAGGATGGGATTGCCGGGGACAGTATTTATGGCGCCTATATTATTGCACAAACCCGTAAAACACAATTTTATATTTATGCAGAAAATAATTCCATTGGTTTGTATTCACCCCGCAGAGCAGAATTCGAATATCATACCTTGGAAGTAAATGAAAAATTAACGGATATTCAAAAAGGAGATGTGGTTATCAATGAATTTATGAGTTCAAATCAATCGACTGTGTTAGACACTACGGATGATAAATTCGAAGATTGGATTGAATTGTATAACAACACAAATCAAACTGTTGACTTAAGTAAATTGTTTCTGACGGATGATGATTCCAATATGGAGAAATTTGAATTTCCATCAGGCATTTCGATACCGGCGAAAGGAAGACTCATCATTTGGTGTGACGAAGACAGTCAAACGCCCAGCGGCGTACATGCAAATTTTAAGTTGTCTGCCAGTGGAGAACAATTAATATTTACACGACAGGATGGCTTGGTCTTAGATAGTATCCGTTTTGGAGCAATACCTACAGATCAATCCATGGAGCGGTGTCCGGATGGTACGGGTTTATTTAAAATTACCTCTAAGCCGACCTTCAATTTACCAAATTGTGGCATTGTTGCCAATGAAGATGTTAAGCCTTTGTCTCCATTTTTTATCACGCCTAATCCTGCACATCACTATTTTGAAATTGTAAATCCGGATGGTATTTCAATTAGAGACATTACAATTTACGATCAGTTAGGACAGACGATAACACGTACCGTTGGAAATAAAGTCGATGTTTCCAATTGGCAAGCAGGCATTTACTTTATTGTATTCGTGGATACGTCTTTAATAAGATACAATCTGAAATTGATTAAAGAGTAA
- the metF gene encoding methylenetetrahydrofolate reductase [NAD(P)H] translates to MKVTDYLKQANGKTLISFEVLPPLKGGSINAIFQSLDPLMDFKPPFIDVTYHREEFLYNIQPSGYYQKIAIRKRPGTVGICSAIMHHYGVEAVPHLICGGFSKEDTENALIELHFLNIHNVLALRGDARKFDEKFIPEPGGNEYALDLVQQVGRMNQGVYLDPSIENGSRTDFCVGIAGYPEKHFEAPNMKSDLKYTRKKMEAGADYIVTQMFFDNQKYFDYVSQCRKEGIHIPIIPGIKPLTKRYQLGSIPRNFYINIPDDLVKEINKAQTDLAVKEAGMEWCIHQCKELIKNGAPCIHFYTMGDSQTVRKIVERVI, encoded by the coding sequence ATGAAAGTTACAGATTACCTTAAACAAGCTAATGGCAAGACCTTGATATCTTTTGAGGTATTGCCGCCCTTAAAAGGAGGGAGTATTAATGCTATTTTTCAAAGTCTGGATCCCTTAATGGATTTTAAACCACCCTTTATTGATGTAACCTATCATCGGGAAGAGTTCTTATACAACATCCAACCCAGTGGATACTATCAAAAAATAGCAATCCGCAAAAGGCCCGGTACCGTTGGAATCTGTTCAGCCATTATGCATCATTATGGTGTTGAAGCAGTTCCACACTTGATATGTGGCGGTTTTAGCAAGGAGGATACAGAAAATGCACTGATTGAATTGCATTTTTTAAATATTCACAATGTGTTGGCCTTACGGGGAGATGCACGAAAATTTGATGAAAAATTTATCCCGGAACCTGGTGGAAATGAATACGCGTTGGATTTAGTTCAACAGGTTGGCAGAATGAATCAAGGTGTCTATTTAGATCCCTCCATTGAAAATGGATCCCGAACTGATTTTTGTGTCGGAATTGCAGGCTATCCGGAAAAACATTTTGAAGCACCCAATATGAAATCGGATCTGAAATATACCCGTAAAAAAATGGAAGCAGGTGCGGATTATATCGTGACTCAAATGTTTTTTGACAATCAAAAATATTTTGATTATGTAAGCCAATGTCGCAAAGAAGGAATCCATATTCCAATCATCCCGGGAATTAAGCCACTTACAAAACGTTACCAGTTGGGTTCGATTCCAAGAAATTTTTACATCAACATCCCAGATGATTTGGTTAAAGAAATAAATAAAGCACAAACCGATTTAGCAGTTAAAGAAGCCGGAATGGAATGGTGTATTCATCAATGCAAAGAATTGATAAAAAATGGCGCACCCTGTATCCATTTTTATACTATGGGAGACAGTCAAACCGTTCGCAAAATTGTGGAACGCGTTATTTGA
- the fahA gene encoding fumarylacetoacetase, with amino-acid sequence MNSPLVIDPLLKSWIPYPQDSDFPIQNLPLGIFSKSEGIPKVCSIIGDQIIDLFGLYSDGFIQCPGLEISDLASDSLNKLLEKGKNSIREIRKDLVQLFSEANKKDQSLIKNHLYPKNSVKLHVPVKAGDYTDFYSSREHATNVGMMFRDPANALLPNWLHLPVGYHGRASSIVVSGTDIKRPKGQIQLKDGEAPILDATRQLDIELELAFVIGKENKLGDSIPVGNAEQHIQGLLLFNDWSARDIQRWEYVPLGPFLAKNFASSISPWVVDLDALEPFRTNGPVPTVTLLDYLKIDKPSNFNIELAVYLITPDGTENLLCKSNSKYLYWSMSQQLAHHTINGCNMQIGDLCASGTISGPTPESYGSLLELAWKGTKPLLMKDGTTRSFLQDGDTVVIKGFAQHAQYRIGFGEVSGRIVA; translated from the coding sequence ATGAATTCACCGTTAGTCATTGATCCTTTATTAAAATCCTGGATACCTTATCCACAAGATTCAGATTTTCCGATTCAAAATTTACCTCTTGGAATTTTTTCAAAATCAGAAGGAATTCCAAAAGTTTGTTCAATTATAGGTGACCAGATTATCGACTTATTTGGTTTGTATTCAGATGGATTCATACAATGTCCGGGATTGGAAATTTCTGATTTAGCAAGTGATTCTCTGAATAAATTATTAGAAAAAGGAAAAAACAGCATCCGCGAAATTCGAAAGGATTTAGTTCAACTTTTTTCAGAAGCAAATAAAAAAGACCAATCTCTAATTAAAAACCATTTATATCCTAAAAATTCAGTCAAATTGCATGTACCGGTAAAAGCAGGTGACTACACCGATTTTTACAGCAGCCGCGAACATGCCACAAATGTTGGAATGATGTTTCGCGATCCGGCGAATGCACTTTTGCCAAACTGGTTGCATTTACCGGTTGGTTATCACGGTCGTGCTTCTTCTATTGTAGTTTCCGGTACAGACATTAAACGTCCCAAAGGCCAGATCCAATTAAAGGATGGGGAAGCGCCCATCCTGGATGCTACCCGACAATTAGATATTGAGTTGGAATTGGCTTTTGTAATTGGTAAAGAAAATAAATTGGGTGATTCCATCCCAGTTGGCAATGCAGAACAACACATTCAAGGCTTACTCTTATTTAATGATTGGTCTGCTCGCGACATACAACGTTGGGAATATGTACCATTGGGTCCTTTTTTAGCTAAAAATTTTGCTTCAAGCATTTCCCCCTGGGTGGTTGATTTAGATGCTTTAGAACCTTTTCGTACAAATGGACCTGTGCCAACAGTCACCTTATTGGACTATTTAAAAATTGATAAACCATCTAATTTCAACATCGAATTAGCCGTTTACTTAATCACTCCAGATGGTACAGAAAATCTGCTTTGTAAATCAAATTCGAAGTATTTATACTGGAGCATGTCCCAACAATTGGCTCATCACACTATAAATGGCTGCAATATGCAAATTGGAGATCTCTGTGCATCCGGAACGATTTCTGGTCCAACTCCGGAATCTTATGGTTCCCTGTTGGAACTTGCCTGGAAAGGAACAAAACCCTTGTTGATGAAAGATGGCACGACACGGAGTTTTTTGCAAGATGGAGATACTGTAGTTATTAAGGGATTTGCACAACATGCCCAGTATCGAATTGGCTTTGGTGAAGTTTCAGGCCGAATCGTAGCCTAA
- a CDS encoding DUF2279 domain-containing protein: protein MNITTRLKQCALSLVFFCGILASIQAQSGYQSFFTPSDTLNKRRVLLASGFTTATYSAFSIGLFKAWYSKSEQTSFHTFNDFGEWNQMDKVAHGFDSYFQTALCYQGARWTGLNKKKGLILGSSIAMLFQTTIEVLDGFSPEYGFSFPDVYFNLLGSGFFVGQQLLWDDQKFKLKLSANPKNYSDQAIIGKAGHTTSYQSRARDLYGSGYFNSVLKDYNAQTFWLSFNPGMFSQTIQSVWPAYLNVAIGYGSDNLYGGFKNEWVTPNDHYILESEKRFRQYYLSLDLDLSKLKVKNHFLKTGLSILNIIKIPAPSLEINSKGCVKGHWLFF from the coding sequence ATGAACATTACAACCAGACTTAAACAGTGCGCTTTAAGTCTGGTTTTTTTTTGTGGGATTCTAGCTTCTATTCAAGCTCAATCTGGTTATCAAAGTTTTTTTACTCCATCTGATACGCTTAACAAGCGTCGGGTATTGCTTGCAAGTGGATTTACTACTGCAACGTATTCTGCATTTTCAATCGGTTTATTTAAAGCCTGGTATTCGAAATCAGAACAAACTTCATTTCACACCTTCAATGATTTTGGTGAATGGAATCAAATGGATAAAGTAGCACATGGTTTTGATAGCTATTTCCAAACTGCTTTGTGTTATCAAGGTGCACGTTGGACTGGACTAAACAAAAAGAAGGGATTGATTTTGGGAAGTTCAATTGCAATGTTATTTCAAACAACGATTGAAGTATTGGATGGCTTTAGTCCGGAATATGGATTTAGTTTTCCGGATGTTTATTTTAATTTACTTGGATCTGGATTTTTTGTTGGACAACAATTGCTTTGGGATGATCAAAAATTTAAATTAAAGCTTTCAGCGAATCCCAAAAACTACTCAGACCAAGCAATTATTGGAAAGGCGGGTCACACAACCAGCTATCAATCCAGAGCCAGAGATTTATATGGAAGCGGCTATTTCAATAGCGTGTTAAAAGATTATAATGCCCAGACTTTTTGGTTATCGTTCAATCCGGGCATGTTTTCACAAACAATCCAATCCGTTTGGCCTGCTTATTTGAATGTTGCTATTGGCTATGGATCCGATAATTTATATGGTGGATTTAAAAATGAATGGGTAACTCCGAATGATCACTACATTTTAGAATCAGAAAAACGATTCCGGCAATACTATCTTTCATTAGATTTAGATTTGAGTAAGCTCAAAGTCAAGAATCATTTTCTTAAAACCGGATTAAGCATTTTAAATATTATTAAAATACCGGCTCCAAGCTTAGAAATTAATTCAAAAGGATGTGTAAAAGGCCATTGGTTGTTTTTCTGA
- a CDS encoding adenosylhomocysteinase, protein MEQVATHLKYRVKDISLADWGRKEIELAEAEMPGLMSLRTEFGPSKPLQGARIAGCLHMTIQTAVLIETLIELGAEVSWSSCNIFSTQDHAAAAIAAKNIPVFAWKGMNEEEFEWCIEQTLFAFKDGQPLNMILDDGGDLTNMVLDHYPELISGIRGISEETTTGVLRLYDRMKNGNLPLPCINVNDSVTKSKFDNKYGCKESCVDAIRRATDIMMAGKVAVVAGYGDVGKGSAASLRGAGCRVIVTEIDPICALQAAMDGFQVLKMENAVKLANIVVTATGNCDIISEKHFRSMKDKTIVCNIGHFDNEIDVAWLKSNFGKTHVEIKPQVDKYTVDGKDIILLAEGRLVNLGCATGHPSFVMSNSFTNQCMAQLELWQHADRYENQVYTLPKSLDEKVARLHLAQIGVELEELNTKQSDYIGVKKDGPYKAEYYRY, encoded by the coding sequence ATGGAGCAAGTAGCAACACATCTAAAGTATCGGGTTAAAGATATAAGTTTAGCAGACTGGGGTCGTAAAGAAATTGAGTTGGCTGAAGCAGAAATGCCAGGACTCATGTCCCTTCGTACTGAATTTGGCCCATCCAAACCATTACAAGGTGCCCGCATAGCAGGATGCCTGCATATGACCATTCAAACGGCCGTTTTAATTGAAACTTTGATTGAATTAGGAGCTGAAGTAAGTTGGTCATCCTGTAATATTTTCTCAACACAGGATCATGCCGCAGCAGCAATCGCAGCTAAAAACATTCCAGTCTTTGCATGGAAAGGCATGAATGAAGAGGAATTCGAATGGTGTATCGAGCAAACCTTATTTGCATTTAAAGATGGGCAGCCATTAAATATGATTTTAGATGATGGAGGAGACTTAACCAATATGGTTTTGGATCATTATCCAGAACTTATCAGCGGCATTCGTGGAATTTCTGAAGAAACAACAACGGGAGTATTGCGTTTGTATGACCGTATGAAAAACGGTAACCTTCCTTTACCTTGTATTAATGTAAATGATTCAGTTACAAAATCTAAGTTTGACAATAAATACGGTTGTAAAGAATCCTGCGTAGATGCCATTCGTCGTGCAACGGATATTATGATGGCTGGTAAAGTAGCGGTAGTCGCTGGTTATGGTGATGTTGGAAAAGGATCTGCTGCTTCATTGCGTGGTGCAGGTTGCCGGGTAATTGTAACGGAAATCGATCCGATTTGTGCCTTACAGGCAGCAATGGATGGATTTCAAGTATTAAAAATGGAAAATGCAGTTAAATTGGCAAATATTGTCGTTACTGCCACGGGCAATTGTGATATCATTTCTGAAAAACATTTCAGATCGATGAAAGACAAAACCATCGTTTGCAACATTGGTCATTTTGATAATGAAATTGATGTGGCCTGGTTAAAAAGTAACTTTGGAAAAACACATGTTGAAATAAAACCTCAGGTTGATAAATATACAGTAGATGGAAAGGATATTATTTTATTGGCAGAAGGTCGCTTAGTCAATTTAGGTTGTGCCACAGGACATCCTTCTTTTGTAATGAGTAATTCGTTTACCAATCAATGCATGGCGCAATTGGAATTATGGCAACATGCAGATCGTTACGAAAACCAGGTGTACACCTTGCCTAAAAGCCTGGATGAAAAAGTGGCCCGTTTGCATTTAGCACAAATTGGTGTTGAATTAGAAGAATTAAATACCAAACAAAGCGATTACATCGGAGTTAAAAAAGATGGTCCATACAAAGCGGAATATTATCGCTACTAA
- a CDS encoding alkane 1-monooxygenase — MKYLFAIFIPILGFMGLWFQSWFAPGSFYLGFVFIPILEFFLPINSTNETAIIRKQQSNAIYFDILLYLNLPLLYFLNFYFLFMLQSQPLDFWIWTLLVLNLGICTGVMGINVAHELGHRPGLINKIFSQALLLPALYMHFTVEHNFWHHKYVATSKDPSSARFNESLFRFWIRSIAGVYKKSIFLEARRLEQCQLPFFHWKNQLLCQLVLQFCYLGICYLIAGLLGLVSALGIALIAILLLESINYIEHYGLQRNLLDNHQIERVTNFHSWNSDHVLGRIFLYELTRHPHHHEKAAVKYQHLESKLHSPQLPFGYPASILIALIPPLWFSLMNPRINTLIRP; from the coding sequence TTGAAATACCTATTTGCAATTTTTATTCCGATACTTGGGTTTATGGGCCTTTGGTTTCAATCCTGGTTTGCTCCTGGGAGTTTTTATCTTGGATTTGTATTTATTCCAATACTTGAATTCTTTTTACCTATCAATTCAACCAATGAAACTGCGATAATCCGAAAACAACAAAGCAATGCGATCTATTTTGATATCCTGTTGTATTTAAACCTTCCATTGCTTTATTTCCTTAATTTTTACTTTTTATTCATGTTGCAATCACAGCCGCTGGATTTTTGGATTTGGACTTTGCTGGTATTAAATTTGGGAATATGTACGGGTGTTATGGGAATTAATGTAGCGCATGAATTAGGACATAGACCCGGGTTGATCAATAAAATCTTTTCCCAGGCATTGTTATTACCTGCATTGTATATGCACTTTACAGTCGAACACAATTTCTGGCATCATAAGTATGTAGCAACATCAAAAGACCCTTCTTCAGCCAGATTCAATGAATCCCTTTTTCGTTTTTGGATTCGGAGTATTGCAGGTGTTTATAAAAAATCAATCTTTCTGGAAGCAAGAAGACTTGAACAATGCCAACTGCCATTTTTTCATTGGAAAAATCAGTTGCTTTGCCAACTGGTGTTACAATTTTGTTATTTGGGTATTTGCTATTTGATTGCGGGGCTGTTGGGTTTGGTTTCTGCTTTGGGAATTGCGTTGATTGCAATCCTGCTATTAGAATCCATCAACTATATAGAGCATTATGGACTTCAACGAAACCTTTTGGACAATCATCAAATTGAACGCGTTACAAATTTTCACTCATGGAATTCAGACCATGTTTTAGGTCGCATATTTTTATATGAATTGACCCGACATCCGCACCATCATGAAAAAGCAGCTGTTAAATATCAGCATTTGGAGAGCAAACTGCACAGTCCACAATTGCCTTTTGGTTATCCTGCCAGTATTTTAATTGCTTTGATTCCACCGCTTTGGTTTAGTCTAATGAATCCCCGAATTAATACCTTAATTCGACCATAA
- a CDS encoding T9SS type A sorting domain-containing protein, producing the protein MNKVTCFILCLVLLHTTLQLQSQQTIRTNLVHDGLTRTYSYYLPANFNQSKFYPLVFNLHGYGSNGDQQEFYGDFRKIADTAGFILVHPNGTVFPQTTQQFWNVGLVGSSNVDDVGFIHAIIDTLSKVYSIDADRIFSTGMSNGGFMSYHLACVSNRFAAIASVTGSMTFLTQTLCKNAQPIPVMEIHGDADAVVNYNGSTGVLSIPDVLDFWIQKNSLDKQKLIKSSVPDINKTDGATAELYIYPGTNEVQHYKILNGAHTWPGSPFVIGTTCQDFNASLEIWKFFSKYKRNLVSSEDLTNFYIELFPNPAYDKVLISTQNNLQLPMKIEIINSVGQNYLSKSLNTSPYELQITNLPSGIYFINFIQGSTKYTRRFIKQ; encoded by the coding sequence ATGAACAAAGTTACCTGTTTTATTCTATGCTTGGTATTGCTGCACACTACTTTACAGCTTCAATCGCAACAAACAATTCGCACTAATTTAGTGCATGATGGCCTAACCAGAACTTATTCCTATTATTTGCCTGCAAATTTTAATCAATCTAAATTTTATCCCCTTGTATTCAATTTACATGGATACGGATCCAATGGGGATCAACAAGAATTCTACGGAGATTTTAGAAAAATAGCCGATACTGCAGGTTTTATATTGGTTCATCCAAACGGCACAGTATTTCCACAAACCACCCAACAATTTTGGAATGTTGGATTAGTAGGCAGCAGCAATGTGGATGATGTTGGGTTCATCCATGCTATCATTGATACCCTTTCTAAGGTCTATTCTATTGACGCTGATCGAATCTTTAGTACCGGCATGTCAAATGGAGGTTTTATGAGTTATCATTTAGCGTGTGTTAGCAATCGCTTTGCCGCCATTGCATCTGTAACCGGTTCGATGACCTTCTTGACACAGACACTATGTAAAAATGCTCAACCCATTCCCGTAATGGAAATACATGGAGACGCCGATGCAGTTGTCAATTACAATGGATCTACAGGAGTTTTATCGATCCCAGACGTATTGGATTTTTGGATTCAAAAAAATAGCCTGGACAAACAAAAATTAATTAAATCATCTGTTCCAGATATCAACAAGACCGATGGGGCAACTGCGGAATTATATATTTATCCTGGAACGAATGAAGTTCAACATTACAAAATACTAAACGGAGCGCATACCTGGCCCGGATCCCCTTTTGTAATTGGTACTACTTGTCAAGACTTCAATGCGAGTCTTGAAATTTGGAAATTTTTTAGCAAGTACAAACGAAATCTGGTTTCAAGTGAGGATTTAACTAATTTTTATATTGAGCTGTTTCCAAACCCGGCTTATGATAAGGTATTGATTTCAACCCAAAATAATTTGCAATTACCGATGAAAATAGAAATTATTAACAGCGTCGGACAGAACTATCTTTCAAAAAGTTTAAATACATCTCCGTATGAATTACAAATAACGAATTTGCCTTCCGGAATTTATTTTATAAATTTTATACAAGGATCAACTAAATACACCAGGCGATTTATTAAACAATAA